The Miscanthus floridulus cultivar M001 chromosome 7, ASM1932011v1, whole genome shotgun sequence genome includes a region encoding these proteins:
- the LOC136467616 gene encoding fatty acid desaturase DES2-like: MGAGGRMTEKEREKQEQLARAIGGAAMERSPVEKPPFTVGQIKKAIPPHCFERSVLKSFSYVVHDLVIAAALLYFALAIIPALPSPLHYAAWPLYWIAQGCVCTGVWVIAHECGHHAFSDYQLLDDIVGLVLHSSLMVPYFSWKYSHRRHHSNTGSLERDEVFVPMKKEALPWYTPYVYNNPVGRLVHIVVQLTLGWPLYLATNASGRPYPRFACHFDPYGPIYNDRERAQIFISDAGVMAVSFGLYKLAATFGFWWVVRVYAVPLLIVNAWLVLITYLQHTHPALPHYDSSEWDWLRGALATMDRDYGILNRVFHNITDTHVAHHLFSTMPHYHAMEATKAIKPILGEYYQFDPTPVAKATWREARECIYVEPENRKGIFWYNNKF, from the coding sequence ATGGGTGCCGGTGGCAGGATGACCGAGAAGGAGCGGGAGAAGCAGGAGCAGCTCGCCCGTGCTATCGGCGGTGCTGCAATGGAGCGCTCACCGGTGGAGAAGCCGCCGTTCACGGTGGGTCAGATCAAGAAGGCCATCCCGCCACACTGCTTCGAGCGCTCAGTGTTGAAGTCCTTCTCCTACGTGGTCCATGACCTCGTCATTGCCGCGGCGCTCCTGTACTTTGCGCTGGCCATCATACCGGCACTCCCAAGCCCGCTCCACTACGCGGCCTGGCCGCTCTACTGGATCGCCCAGGGGTGCGTGTGCACTGGCGTGTGGGTCATCGCGCACGAGTGCGGCCACCACGCCTTCTCGGACTACCAGCTCCTGGATGACATCGTTGGCCTGGTGCTGCACTCGTCGCTGATGGTGCCGTACTTCTCGTGGAAGTACAGCCACCGTCGCCACCACTCCAACACTGGCTCCCTGGAGCGTGACGAGGTGTTCGTGCCAATGAAGAAGGAAGCGCTGCCGTGGTACACCCCGTACGTGTACAACAACCCCGTCGGCCGGCTGGTGCACATCGTCGTGCAGCTCACTCTCGGGTGGCCACTGTACCTGGCCACCAACGCGTCGGGACGCCCGTACCCGCGCTTCGCCTGCCACTTCGACCCCTATGGCCCGATCTACAACGACCGGGAGCGCGCCCAGATCTTCATCTCGGACGCCGGCGTCATGGCCGTTTCGTTCGGGCTGTACAAGCTGGCGGCGACGTTCGGGTTCTGGTGGGTGGTGCGCGTCTACGCCGTGCCGCTGCTGATCGTGAACGCGTGGCTGGTGCTCATCACCTACCTGCAGCACACCCACCCGGCGCTGCCCCACTACGACTCGAGCGAGTGGGACTGGCTGCGCGGCGCGCTGGCCACCATGGACCGCGACTACGGCATCCTCAACCGCGTGTTCCACAACATCACGGACACGCACGTTGCGCATCACCTCTTCTCTACCATGCCACACTACCACGCCATGGAGGCCACCAAGGCGATCAAGCCCATCCTCGGCGAGTACTACCAGTTCGACCCAACTCCTGTTGCCAAGGCGACCTGGCGCGAAGCCAGGGAGTGCATCTACGTCGAGCCTGAGAACCGCAAGGGCATCTTCTGGTACAACAACAAGTTCTAG
- the LOC136464334 gene encoding glutathione S-transferase T3-like — protein sequence MGSAESAPASAIQVPTHDPALLGGGSSIPNIGGPSAWWPGPLPQATSSAATSTNCGMDYYPPGGFMSILQSGQPFFPHVSAPWPPMGKESQLAPPKNDSGNQNSKKRSKGKTIINLDDGNDGRTAKRLVFDPDEDVRLVSAWLIHSNDPINGNCKKNEKYWGDVHGHYNKTTPTNRKREVKHLKDRWTKIKRRVAFFCGSWKKATSIYLSGYLDEQLKDMAKQFYLDDYKEGPFTVEHCWKILRDEPKWHAVLEELENPNKRSLDGEDEAIGTSRTPEAVGELERPMGTQQAKKKRNDKGRVSDDDVSLDEDLKKFIDIQAATKKRQEDFVEAQERIYEKKFQTARLNREAALLESYQKLLCMDTREMTEDIRAEHVLALKMLREKLAGNSN from the exons ATGGGATCCGCGGAATCCGCCCCTGCTTCTGCTATTCAAGTGCCTACGCATGATCCTGCACTTCTTGGTGGTGGTTCTTCTATTCCAAATATAGGAGGTCCATCAG CATGGTGGCCTGGACCTTTGCCACAAGCCACATCTTCAGCAGCCACATCCACAAATTG TGGTATGGATTACTATCCACCTGGTGGTTTTATGAGCATTTTACAATCTGGACAACCATTCTTTCCTCATGTTTCGGCACCATGGCCACCTATGGGAAAGGAATCTCAATTAGCACCACCAAAAAATGACTCAGGAAACCAAAATTCTAAAAAGAGATCGAAAGGCAAAACCATCATCAACTTAGATGATGGAAACGATGGCAGGACTGCAAAGCGCCTTGTATTTGATCCAGATGAGGACGTGAGGCTA GTTAGTGCATGGCTGATCCACTCAAATGACCCAATCAATGGGAATTGCAAGAAAAATGAGAAGTATTGGGGTGATGTACATGGACACTACAATAAGACTACACCTACAAACCGAAAAAGAGAGGTGAAACATCTCAAAGATCGCTGGACAAAAATTAAGAGACGGGTGGCATTTTTCTGTGGAAGTTGGAAGAAGGCTACCTCAATTTATCTTAGTGGATATTTAGATGAGCAGCTAAAAGACATGGCTAAGCAGTTTTATTTGGATGACTATAAGGAAGGACCATTCACAGTTGAGCATTGCTGGAAGATTCTTCGTGATGAACCCAAGTGGCATGCAGTTTTGGAAGAACTTGAAAACCCAAATAAAAGGAGTTTGGATGGTGAAGATGAGGCAATTGGCACCTCAAGGACACCAGAAGCTGTAGGAGAATTGGAACGTCCTATGGGGACACAACAAGCTAAGAAAAAACGCAATGATAAAGGTAGAGTCAGCGATGATGATGTTAGTTTAGATGAAGACTTGAAGAAATTCATTGACATTCAAGCAGCAACAAAAAAACGACAGGAAGATTTTGTAGAGGCACAAGAACGCATTTATGAAAAGAAGTTTCAGACAGCAAGGCTTAACAGGGAGGCCGCTTTACTGGAATCGTATCAAAAACTCTTGTGTATGGACACTAGGGAGATGACTGAGGATATTAGAGCTGAGCATGTCCTTGCCCTGAAGATGCTAAGGGAGAAATTGGCCGGTAACAGTAACTAA